One Granulicella sp. 5B5 DNA window includes the following coding sequences:
- a CDS encoding helix-turn-helix transcriptional regulator, whose amino-acid sequence MTEAQFAKKYGQRLRAARTSLKRGGADISLKSIAAFAGVSVAQLLRWERGDRLPTVWQHHLLIELLGPAFDLETA is encoded by the coding sequence ATGACGGAGGCCCAGTTTGCAAAGAAGTATGGGCAGCGGTTGCGGGCGGCGCGCACGTCGTTGAAGCGTGGCGGCGCGGATATCTCTTTGAAGTCGATCGCGGCATTTGCGGGTGTGAGCGTGGCGCAGCTGCTGCGCTGGGAGCGCGGCGACCGGCTACCCACGGTTTGGCAGCATCACCTGCTGATTGAGTTGCTGGGGCCCGCGTTCGATCTGGAGACTGCATGA
- a CDS encoding helix-turn-helix transcriptional regulator, whose translation MKSFHEFSTDFGAWLREARKAKKLSMTELGLQMGGFHRNTILRWEMGSTLPDVREYALLQQVLEAKFEGIA comes from the coding sequence ATGAAGAGCTTCCATGAGTTTTCGACTGATTTTGGCGCATGGCTGCGCGAGGCCCGCAAGGCGAAGAAGTTGTCGATGACGGAGCTGGGGTTGCAGATGGGCGGCTTCCATCGCAACACCATCCTGCGTTGGGAGATGGGCAGCACATTGCCCGACGTCCGCGAGTATGCGTTGCTGCAGCAGGTACTGGAAGCGAAGTTCGAGGGGATCGCATGA
- a CDS encoding HD family hydrolase, producing MSSVIRTWTGKLIDLASPRIEDIDIYDIAHALAYINRFTGHTRASYTVAEHSVLCSACGAPEDALEKLMHDATEAYLGDVSSPLKSLLTEYQLLERRWMELVRQRFQLGALDSSEVKRIDHLALLAEMESKLSRAGTPIDITQHDPQSGAVLQAMRYAIRNPDGVGHKYWEQAFLNRFHELVAQRALAQIDCDLQVRIGER from the coding sequence GTGAGCAGCGTGATTCGCACCTGGACTGGCAAGCTGATCGACCTGGCGTCGCCGCGTATCGAGGACATCGACATCTACGATATTGCGCACGCGTTGGCTTATATCAACCGCTTCACGGGGCACACGCGGGCCAGCTATACAGTCGCCGAGCACAGCGTGCTTTGTAGCGCGTGTGGTGCTCCGGAGGATGCGCTGGAGAAGCTGATGCACGACGCGACCGAGGCATACCTCGGCGACGTATCGAGTCCACTGAAGTCGTTGCTGACCGAGTATCAGTTGCTGGAGCGGCGTTGGATGGAACTGGTGCGCCAACGGTTTCAGCTCGGCGCGCTGGATTCGTCTGAGGTGAAGCGCATCGACCACCTGGCGCTGCTGGCGGAGATGGAGAGCAAACTCTCGCGCGCGGGGACGCCGATAGATATCACTCAGCATGATCCGCAGAGCGGTGCAGTGCTGCAGGCGATGCGTTACGCCATCCGCAACCCGGACGGCGTGGGTCACAAGTATTGGGAGCAGGCGTTCCTGAACCGCTTCCATGAGCTAGTCGCCCAACGGGCGCTGGCGCAGATCGACTGCGATTTGCAGGTGCGGATAGGAGAGCGGTGA
- a CDS encoding helix-turn-helix domain-containing protein, translating to MSMFMEKTFIPLVLPQAMFMFEIGNIFKVRREKLRMSAQQVADLAGISRSYYTKLENGDNDGTLKTLVAICGALRLDFETLFTSTGNARILEDDMRRVPLMTLAQAYAWIQSGAEIRGADMYPSISINIDCSPRTIGVVLSDDSMEPQFSKGDTIVCDLNINPRPGCVVLATNTETQASMIRIYADLGTDEAGEKIFELRPRNSFYPTLRSDRKPLFVTAVGIERREPLIDPMVM from the coding sequence ATGTCAATGTTCATGGAGAAAACATTTATCCCACTCGTCCTCCCGCAAGCTATGTTTATGTTCGAGATTGGGAACATCTTCAAGGTTCGTCGTGAGAAACTCCGCATGTCTGCACAGCAAGTTGCAGATCTTGCCGGTATATCGCGTTCATACTATACAAAGCTGGAAAACGGAGATAACGATGGCACTCTCAAGACGCTTGTTGCCATCTGCGGAGCACTCCGGCTAGACTTTGAAACTCTGTTCACATCGACAGGAAACGCCCGCATTCTGGAAGACGATATGCGGCGCGTCCCATTGATGACATTGGCGCAAGCCTATGCCTGGATACAGTCAGGTGCAGAGATTCGAGGAGCCGATATGTACCCATCGATTTCAATCAATATTGACTGCTCACCGCGGACTATAGGTGTTGTGCTCTCCGATGATTCCATGGAGCCACAATTCAGCAAGGGCGATACCATCGTGTGCGATTTGAATATAAACCCTCGGCCCGGCTGCGTGGTTCTTGCAACAAATACCGAGACACAGGCCTCCATGATTCGCATCTATGCCGACCTTGGCACTGATGAAGCCGGCGAAAAAATATTTGAACTGCGCCCGCGTAACAGTTTTTATCCAACGCTCCGATCAGATCGCAAGCCGTTGTTTGTGACGGCTGTAGGTATCGAGCGTCGAGAGCCGCTCATTGATCCCATGGTGATGTAA
- a CDS encoding TonB-dependent receptor: MSIHLLRRSRRFFAFALFIYLSAVAAPSRLIAQAAAAKAIIQGNVLDAGGAAVPGAQVKLAPLPITAVSDDHGAYRMTDVPAGKYTLTVSYVGFAPQTADIDVTPGQTLSLDLNLKVANASQEILVTASRPHGEAESINETRTADNIMQVMPSEVITSLPNANVADAIGRFPSVTLYRIEGEGVYIQVRGTEPRLTNVTVDGITIPAPEPNVRQVRLDIIPSGMVDSIQMNKTLLANMDGNGIGASVNLKTKEASDRPTLDLYGDGGHTNILNGRGSYDFGGTSGKRFGATKRFGLLGDAVFDYNGRGIDNIQPALDPLSTLAMPFYDNNTIREYRYYRTRYGFDGSADYRLTDSTSFYAHGFYSDLKDYGDKWYYEPVSAAIGGTAANPIYPTATTKGSAPKFYTSSKRPNASVGTLILGGRTVHKDSLFTYQISASRSYEQDSAGNPKADFSWIGATQYCNYIPSQQTDLYHPHFANCDNTKTSPLLSAANWQFKDITISKGQNAQLDLTAQTSYAKSYNWWGHFGTVEAGFKFTNAHQSQDSTETVYDGFPSTAPSMTQLLDSFNNTDYFNGTYFGGQYGQVSNFTTAENYTLTNYGGYVDQQKTAADRYPNLFHTVEQIAAGYIMNNMDFGKLHINTGIRFENTRTMTFGYNLTFYGTYSAKTGTYSGGSSSVECPSNAAPAPPAAGNCYTAIGVNNNPSYLDVLPSVEARYALTTNSALRAVVSRGVARPDPYQLVPYVEEDTTASPVAVTIGNPSLRPEHANNYDLLYEDYLQPLGLVQAGFFFKQLQAPQVLTTLPGGLSLSAFPPGYFPASIQTVLAEYPGDAITQYVNGQNAYIYGLELSFQQHFNYLPGVLKGLGLSANYSYTASQEKGLPLRTDRPTTIDQAPNTWKLSPTYDTKRFSARVGLAYDQASLFSYNYVSPTYVAGSDPSGLGTTGPSGDIFTLTHFQVDAQASYRFYKGFSAVISGLNLNNEVFGYYQGNTNFVNQREYYKPTYTGGVRYTLGAH, from the coding sequence GTGTCAATACATCTTCTCCGTCGGTCCCGCAGGTTCTTCGCTTTCGCTCTCTTCATTTACTTATCCGCTGTAGCCGCACCCAGCCGCCTCATCGCGCAGGCCGCTGCCGCCAAAGCCATCATTCAGGGCAACGTGCTCGACGCCGGTGGCGCAGCCGTACCGGGCGCCCAGGTGAAGCTTGCGCCTCTCCCCATCACGGCCGTCTCGGACGACCACGGCGCGTATCGCATGACCGATGTACCGGCCGGCAAGTACACATTGACCGTCTCGTACGTCGGCTTCGCTCCGCAGACCGCTGACATTGACGTCACACCCGGCCAGACGCTGAGCCTCGACCTCAATCTGAAGGTCGCAAATGCCAGCCAGGAGATTCTGGTCACGGCATCGCGTCCGCACGGCGAAGCCGAATCGATCAACGAGACGCGTACCGCCGACAACATCATGCAGGTCATGCCGTCAGAGGTCATCACCAGCCTCCCCAACGCCAACGTGGCAGACGCCATCGGCCGCTTCCCATCCGTCACCCTCTACCGCATCGAAGGCGAAGGCGTTTACATCCAGGTGCGAGGCACCGAACCGCGCCTCACCAACGTCACAGTCGACGGCATCACCATTCCCGCGCCTGAACCCAACGTCCGCCAGGTCCGTCTCGACATCATCCCCTCGGGCATGGTTGATTCGATCCAGATGAACAAGACGCTGCTCGCCAACATGGATGGCAACGGCATCGGCGCCAGTGTGAACCTCAAGACCAAGGAAGCCTCCGACCGCCCCACCCTCGATCTCTACGGCGACGGCGGCCACACCAACATCCTCAACGGCCGTGGCTCCTATGACTTCGGCGGCACCAGCGGCAAACGTTTCGGCGCAACCAAGCGCTTCGGCCTCCTCGGCGACGCGGTGTTCGATTACAACGGCCGCGGCATCGACAACATTCAGCCCGCGCTCGATCCGCTCTCTACCCTCGCCATGCCCTTCTACGACAACAACACCATCCGCGAGTATCGCTACTACCGCACTCGTTACGGCTTTGACGGCAGCGCCGACTACCGCCTCACCGACAGCACCAGCTTCTACGCTCACGGCTTCTACTCCGACCTCAAGGACTATGGCGACAAGTGGTACTACGAGCCAGTATCGGCCGCCATCGGTGGCACCGCCGCCAACCCGATCTACCCCACCGCCACCACCAAGGGCTCGGCCCCCAAGTTCTACACATCCAGCAAGCGCCCCAACGCGTCGGTAGGCACGCTCATTCTTGGCGGCCGCACCGTGCACAAGGACTCACTCTTCACCTACCAGATCTCTGCCTCGCGCTCCTATGAGCAGGACTCCGCCGGAAACCCGAAGGCCGACTTCTCCTGGATCGGTGCCACCCAATACTGCAACTACATCCCCTCGCAGCAGACCGATCTCTACCACCCGCACTTCGCCAACTGCGACAACACGAAGACCTCGCCGCTGCTCAGCGCCGCCAACTGGCAGTTCAAAGACATCACCATCTCCAAGGGCCAGAACGCGCAACTCGACCTCACCGCGCAGACCTCCTACGCCAAGAGCTACAACTGGTGGGGCCACTTCGGCACCGTCGAAGCCGGCTTCAAGTTCACCAACGCGCATCAGAGCCAGGACTCCACCGAGACCGTCTACGACGGGTTCCCCAGCACAGCGCCGTCCATGACACAACTGCTCGACTCTTTCAACAACACCGACTACTTCAACGGCACCTACTTCGGCGGCCAGTACGGTCAGGTCTCCAACTTCACCACCGCGGAGAACTACACTCTCACCAACTACGGTGGCTACGTCGACCAGCAAAAGACCGCCGCCGACCGTTACCCCAACCTCTTCCACACCGTCGAGCAGATCGCCGCCGGCTACATCATGAACAACATGGACTTCGGCAAGCTACACATCAACACGGGCATCCGTTTCGAGAACACCCGCACGATGACCTTCGGCTACAACCTCACCTTCTACGGCACCTATAGCGCAAAAACCGGCACCTACTCCGGCGGCAGTTCGTCTGTCGAGTGCCCGAGCAACGCCGCTCCTGCGCCGCCCGCGGCTGGCAACTGCTACACCGCCATCGGCGTCAACAACAATCCCAGCTACCTCGACGTCCTCCCCAGCGTAGAGGCCCGTTACGCTCTCACCACCAACTCCGCGCTCCGTGCCGTCGTCTCGCGCGGCGTCGCGCGGCCCGACCCTTATCAGCTCGTTCCGTATGTGGAAGAGGACACCACCGCGAGCCCCGTCGCCGTTACCATCGGCAATCCTAGCCTCCGTCCTGAGCACGCCAACAACTACGACCTGCTCTACGAGGACTACCTCCAGCCTCTCGGCCTCGTGCAAGCTGGCTTCTTCTTCAAGCAGCTCCAGGCCCCGCAGGTACTCACCACGCTGCCCGGTGGACTCAGCCTCTCGGCCTTTCCTCCGGGATACTTCCCTGCCTCCATCCAAACCGTTCTCGCCGAATACCCCGGCGACGCCATCACCCAGTACGTCAACGGCCAGAACGCCTACATCTATGGCCTCGAGCTGAGCTTCCAGCAGCACTTCAACTATCTGCCCGGTGTCCTCAAGGGCCTCGGACTCAGCGCGAACTACAGCTACACGGCCTCGCAGGAGAAAGGCCTGCCGTTGCGCACCGATCGCCCCACCACCATCGACCAGGCTCCTAACACCTGGAAGCTCAGCCCGACCTACGACACCAAGCGTTTCTCGGCTCGCGTCGGACTTGCCTACGATCAGGCCAGCCTCTTCAGCTACAACTACGTCTCGCCCACATACGTCGCCGGCTCCGATCCCAGCGGTCTCGGCACCACCGGCCCCTCCGGCGATATCTTCACACTCACACACTTCCAGGTCGACGCGCAGGCGA
- a CDS encoding ATP-binding protein: MSISLRLTLWFGGAFFAVWVLFGVSMWANLRGTLTHERHQTLSRRLERLQDVFTHDQAAPPVDRNQDFIDFAHATGNGLMEVFRPDGTRAFPSPSEAAMAFPWPQFRAETKGFFVSVPAAGQSYWVLGQPFLLAGQHYVLMAAAPDAGNVLVVNRFLWGLLAACPVLLLISSGSGYWISRRALQPVSAIADTARSISIGNISERIPVSPTGDELQRLAETCNAMLDRLESSVNQIKRFTADASHELRGPLSFTRTVAEIAIRNPAADPESRQALLDIVDETAKATVLLEDMLALARADSLPVYLPRTPLNLSSVIREVCEMAQPLVTQHGLTLLTRCEDTHAMVLGDPAYLKRMLWILLDNAIKYSRTNGVIEVHLSPGLEQVSVIVRDTGIGISQADLPFIFDRFYRADPSRCAVEGSGLGLAIAKWIAEAHEARISVVSEEGAGTSFTVAFPESTAMPGRTRKYA, from the coding sequence ATGTCTATCTCCCTCCGTCTCACGCTCTGGTTTGGCGGCGCATTCTTCGCGGTCTGGGTCCTGTTCGGCGTGAGCATGTGGGCGAACCTGCGCGGTACGCTTACGCACGAACGTCATCAGACGCTCTCGCGCCGGCTTGAGCGGCTTCAGGATGTGTTCACGCACGATCAGGCGGCGCCGCCCGTTGATCGCAATCAGGACTTCATCGACTTTGCACACGCCACCGGCAACGGGCTGATGGAGGTCTTTCGCCCCGATGGCACGCGCGCTTTCCCCTCTCCTTCAGAAGCAGCGATGGCCTTTCCATGGCCTCAGTTCAGGGCCGAAACCAAGGGCTTCTTTGTCTCCGTTCCGGCAGCAGGGCAGTCATATTGGGTGCTGGGACAGCCCTTCCTGCTGGCAGGGCAGCACTACGTGCTGATGGCGGCGGCGCCTGACGCCGGCAATGTGCTCGTCGTGAACCGCTTCCTGTGGGGGCTTCTCGCCGCGTGCCCAGTTCTTCTGCTGATCTCCTCAGGGAGTGGTTACTGGATCAGCCGGCGCGCGCTCCAGCCTGTCAGCGCTATCGCGGACACAGCTCGCTCCATCAGTATCGGTAATATCTCGGAACGCATCCCGGTCTCTCCTACTGGCGATGAGCTGCAACGTCTTGCCGAAACCTGTAATGCGATGCTTGACCGGCTGGAATCTTCGGTCAACCAGATCAAGCGCTTCACCGCAGACGCGTCGCATGAACTCCGCGGCCCGCTCTCGTTTACCCGCACGGTCGCAGAGATCGCGATACGCAATCCGGCCGCGGACCCCGAGAGTCGTCAGGCCCTGCTGGATATCGTTGACGAGACGGCCAAAGCCACGGTGCTTCTCGAAGACATGCTTGCCCTGGCCCGCGCAGACTCCCTGCCCGTGTACCTGCCGCGCACACCGCTGAACCTCTCATCCGTCATAAGAGAGGTCTGTGAGATGGCGCAACCCCTTGTCACTCAGCATGGGCTTACGTTGCTGACCCGCTGTGAAGACACGCATGCAATGGTGCTCGGCGACCCTGCATATCTCAAACGCATGCTTTGGATTCTTCTTGATAATGCGATCAAATACTCAAGGACGAACGGCGTGATTGAGGTCCACCTGAGCCCTGGCCTGGAACAGGTAAGCGTGATTGTGCGAGATACCGGCATCGGCATCTCGCAGGCCGATCTGCCGTTTATCTTCGACCGCTTTTATAGAGCCGATCCATCGCGGTGCGCTGTGGAAGGCAGTGGGCTTGGGCTCGCCATTGCAAAATGGATCGCAGAAGCCCATGAAGCGCGCATTTCGGTGGTGAGCGAAGAAGGCGCCGGCACATCCTTCACTGTTGCATTTCCAGAATCAACTGCGATGCCGGGCAGGACCAGGAAGTACGCGTGA
- a CDS encoding response regulator transcription factor: protein MRILIVEDKRSLANHMGRALENEGHTVSVAYDGDQGLRLGRTAVYDLMLLDVMLPRMDGFSVIRSLREERLRTQTILVSARDSMEDIIRGLDAGADDYLTKPFALDVLLAKVRATERRVPRVEPQIAQFEDLILRPHLCELQRGDRVEALTRTECALLDTLIRRAGVIVPHHVLIDEGWGPGADVSFDSLYVFIRALRNKITKPGERALLHTIRGVGYTLRGDLC from the coding sequence ATGCGCATCCTGATCGTTGAAGACAAACGCAGCCTGGCGAACCACATGGGGCGCGCGCTGGAAAACGAGGGCCATACCGTATCCGTTGCCTACGATGGCGACCAGGGGCTGCGGCTGGGCCGGACTGCGGTCTACGACCTGATGCTGCTGGACGTGATGCTGCCCAGGATGGATGGCTTCTCGGTGATACGGTCGTTGCGCGAAGAGCGGTTGCGAACGCAGACGATCCTGGTATCGGCGCGGGACTCGATGGAGGACATTATTCGCGGGCTCGATGCGGGCGCGGATGACTATCTCACGAAGCCGTTTGCGCTCGATGTCCTGCTTGCCAAGGTGCGCGCTACTGAACGGAGAGTTCCGCGCGTAGAGCCGCAGATTGCTCAGTTCGAAGACTTGATCCTGCGGCCACATCTGTGTGAGTTGCAGCGTGGTGACCGCGTGGAGGCGCTCACGCGGACGGAGTGCGCTCTTTTGGACACGCTGATCCGGCGCGCGGGCGTGATCGTCCCGCACCATGTGCTGATTGACGAAGGCTGGGGGCCGGGTGCCGATGTCAGCTTCGACAGCCTCTATGTGTTTATCCGCGCGTTGCGCAACAAGATCACCAAGCCAGGGGAGCGTGCGCTGCTGCATACCATTCGCGGTGTCGGCTACACGCTGCGCGGCGATCTATGCTGA
- a CDS encoding HIRAN domain-containing protein codes for MRYAGWHHSHPIEAELMDIVLLCAITAIAISVIAYVAFHNPDVDASTAGVIPAQPPQAGRAMLPGFYEHPAGDDALMDIAAESLGGLGWFRSKIAGVSFRNEDGTSRQYALIALDIGAVLHIVPDPDNPKDENAFAIYTKDWEQLGYLPRHTAEDMAGRWYNGERYVGVLLKRDFVGERMNCGAIIGLLQLSRVKAREYGLLDDGDHSETTLS; via the coding sequence ATGCGTTATGCTGGATGGCATCATTCTCATCCCATCGAGGCAGAGCTTATGGATATTGTCTTGTTGTGCGCGATCACGGCCATTGCGATCAGCGTGATTGCATATGTCGCATTTCACAACCCTGACGTCGACGCCTCTACGGCCGGCGTTATTCCGGCACAGCCTCCGCAAGCCGGACGCGCCATGCTGCCGGGCTTCTATGAGCATCCGGCTGGGGACGATGCGTTGATGGATATTGCGGCGGAATCCCTGGGCGGTCTCGGATGGTTCCGGTCGAAGATCGCAGGAGTGTCCTTCCGAAACGAGGATGGGACTTCCCGGCAGTATGCGTTGATCGCACTCGACATCGGCGCTGTGCTGCACATTGTTCCAGACCCCGATAACCCTAAGGACGAGAATGCTTTTGCCATTTATACGAAGGATTGGGAGCAGCTCGGGTATCTGCCGCGCCATACAGCCGAGGACATGGCTGGGCGATGGTACAACGGCGAGCGCTATGTCGGAGTGCTGCTCAAGCGTGATTTTGTGGGAGAACGGATGAACTGCGGAGCCATTATTGGGCTGCTGCAACTCTCGCGTGTGAAAGCCCGCGAGTATGGATTGTTGGACGATGGCGATCATTCTGAAACTACCTTGTCTTGA